The Streptomyces sp. R28 region CACCAACACCCCCTTCCCGTGCGGGGCGTTGTTCCAGTACCTCGGCCAGGCCTACGGGGTGAAGGCCGGTTGGACGTACGACAACATCAGCTTCGACACCAAGGCGCAGCAGTTCGTCTTCACCGCGGCCCAGGACGCCTACCGGCAGATGATCGAGTACCTGAGGAAGATCGTCGCCGAGAAGCTCCTCGACCCCGAGAGCTTCACCCAGCAGGACGACCAGGCCATGCAGAAGCTGCTGGCCGAGAAGTCCTATGTGATCAGCGCCAATCCGCAGGAGTTGGTGCAGAACTACCGCTACAACCTGGGCAAGCAGGTCAAGGGCTCGAAGATCGAGATGATCCCGGTGCCGCTCGGCCCGGCCGGACCGATCCTGCTGAGCGGCATCCGGCTGGAGAACGGCGTCATGATCTCCAGCAAGGCCCTCAAGAGTTCCGACTTCGTCGCGATGATGCAGTTCGTGGACTGGCTCTGGTACTCCGACGAGGGCCAGAAGTTCTGCAAGTGGGGCGTCAAGGGCGTCACGTACACCGAGTCCGGCGGCACGTACACGCTGGAGCCCGGGATCTCACTGATGGGCTCCGACCCGGACGCCCCGAAGGACCTCCAGAAGGACTACGGCTTCTTCAACGGCGTGTTCACCTACGGCGGCAGCTGGGAGCTGGTCTCCTCCAACTTCAGCCCCGACGAGAAGAAGTTCCAGGACGTCATGTCCCAGCGCAGGGAACTGCCCGTCGACCCGGCCCACCCGCTGCAGTCCTTCGAGCAGGAGCAGGCGACCCTCTGGGACACCCCGCTCAAGGACCACGCCATCCAGAACACCCTCCAGTTCGT contains the following coding sequences:
- a CDS encoding extracellular solute-binding protein; translation: MMNAGQLSRRQVLAAAGFVGLAPLTGCGGGEDGGDSKDLSKKQNGAMKEYRAGQQFKATKALSFSMLHNDNPVYPLKNSWLFWKEVTKRTGITIKPLDVPLADYEKKRSVLIGAGDAPFIIPKTYHPGEVAFVSSGAILPVSEYVHLMPNFQAKVKKWKLEPELDSIRQSDGKYYLLPGLHEKPKSGYSLSFRTDILDKHGLTLPTTWDEVYDVLKALKAEYPDKYPWTDRWSTNTPFPCGALFQYLGQAYGVKAGWTYDNISFDTKAQQFVFTAAQDAYRQMIEYLRKIVAEKLLDPESFTQQDDQAMQKLLAEKSYVISANPQELVQNYRYNLGKQVKGSKIEMIPVPLGPAGPILLSGIRLENGVMISSKALKSSDFVAMMQFVDWLWYSDEGQKFCKWGVKGVTYTESGGTYTLEPGISLMGSDPDAPKDLQKDYGFFNGVFTYGGSWELVSSNFSPDEKKFQDVMSQRRELPVDPAHPLQSFEQEQATLWDTPLKDHAIQNTLQFVLGKRPMSEWDAYVSELKAKNMDQLVDLHNKAHERFKKENG